Proteins encoded together in one Caballeronia sp. NK8 window:
- a CDS encoding SDR family NAD(P)-dependent oxidoreductase → MSNRIALVTGAARGLGAVVARRFHAAGYKVALADIAIEATRALAQELSEDRSSAFALKLDVTSKADFERARDAVHERWGRIDVLVNNAGASKVVPVMEITAEQFDQVIDVNLRSVLFGCQVFGRYFADRGAGRIVNIASLAGQNGGSATGAHYAAAKGGAITLTKVFARDLAAHGVTVNAISPGPLDLPVVHESVPADKLDKVIAGIPVGRLGSAEYIADVAVLLASPDAYFANGACWDVNGGLYMR, encoded by the coding sequence ATGTCGAATAGAATCGCGCTCGTCACCGGCGCCGCGCGCGGCCTGGGCGCTGTCGTTGCGCGCCGTTTCCATGCCGCAGGCTACAAGGTCGCATTGGCCGATATCGCAATCGAAGCCACGCGGGCACTCGCGCAAGAGCTGAGCGAAGATCGGTCCAGCGCGTTTGCGCTGAAGCTCGACGTCACGTCGAAAGCGGATTTCGAACGCGCGCGCGATGCTGTGCACGAACGCTGGGGCCGTATCGATGTACTCGTCAACAATGCGGGCGCGTCAAAGGTCGTGCCCGTGATGGAGATCACCGCCGAACAGTTCGATCAGGTCATCGACGTCAATCTGCGCAGCGTGCTGTTCGGCTGTCAGGTATTCGGCCGCTACTTTGCGGATCGCGGCGCAGGCCGCATCGTCAATATCGCATCGCTCGCGGGGCAGAACGGCGGCTCGGCGACCGGCGCGCACTATGCGGCTGCGAAAGGTGGCGCGATCACGTTGACCAAGGTATTCGCGCGCGATCTCGCGGCGCACGGCGTGACCGTCAATGCGATCTCGCCCGGGCCGCTCGACTTGCCCGTGGTGCATGAGAGCGTGCCCGCCGACAAACTGGACAAAGTGATAGCGGGCATTCCCGTCGGGCGTCTGGGTTCGGCCGAATACATCGCCGATGTCGCCGTGCTGCTCGCATCGCCCGATGCGTACTTCGCCAATGGCGCATGCTGGGACGTGAACGGCGGTCTCTACATGCGCTGA
- a CDS encoding response regulator transcription factor — translation MNPPAPVVYIVDDDNGMRTSLAWLLDSVGVKSEGFASAAEFLHAFDVSRPACLVLDVRMPEISGFDVQAELNRRGATLPIIFVSGHGDIPMSVRALQHGAIDFVEKPYNSQQMLDRVQRAMKLATQRHAKDQRQRELRERVESLTAREKEVLRGVIEGKASKRIASDLSISVKTVDVHRASIKDKLGAASIATLVRDVLEVWSPPDDGRA, via the coding sequence ATGAATCCTCCCGCTCCCGTGGTGTATATCGTCGACGACGACAACGGCATGCGTACGTCACTCGCGTGGCTGCTCGATTCGGTCGGCGTGAAGTCGGAAGGATTCGCCAGCGCCGCCGAATTTCTGCATGCCTTCGACGTGTCCCGGCCCGCCTGTCTCGTGCTGGACGTACGCATGCCCGAGATCAGCGGCTTCGACGTGCAAGCCGAACTCAATCGTCGTGGCGCGACCTTGCCGATCATCTTCGTGAGCGGTCACGGCGACATTCCGATGTCCGTGCGCGCGCTTCAGCATGGCGCGATCGATTTCGTCGAGAAACCCTATAACTCACAGCAAATGCTTGATCGCGTGCAGCGCGCGATGAAGCTCGCCACGCAACGCCACGCAAAAGATCAACGGCAACGCGAACTGCGCGAGCGCGTCGAATCGCTGACCGCGCGCGAGAAGGAGGTCTTGCGCGGCGTGATCGAAGGCAAGGCGAGCAAGCGCATCGCCTCCGACCTGTCGATCAGCGTGAAGACCGTCGACGTGCATCGCGCGAGCATCAAGGACAAGCTCGGCGCGGCGTCCATCGCCACGCTGGTGCGCGACGTGCTCGAAGTATGGAGCCCGCCGGACGACGGGCGCGCATGA